One Tetrapisispora phaffii CBS 4417 chromosome 3, complete genome DNA segment encodes these proteins:
- the TPHA0C05000 gene encoding uncharacterized protein, with protein sequence MDVSDNNKKQPEVTYVENVDDVTSKSWDNKTDIELKATYASSENNESLTDEERKGTIVEQSIFITKEDIPESLKDFTTEELEELSKKTRLKMDLRILIMVCWIYICNYLDRTNIASARLGGLEEDLNLTSTQYQTVLSVLFVGYITMQIPSNIILNRLGKPSLFITIIMTVWGIISTCTGAVQSYGGLLVIRILLGFVESGFFGCCLYYLSCWYTKKELALRNSILYSGSLISGAFSGLISAGIIEGMDGVAGLRAWRWCFIIEGAITVATVPFAYMILPDNPSNTKFLSQEEKDLIMWKLKMDVGDSDSDDAVLGGSKNSFKFALKLAFKDKKVWLITGCISFLVAAAGVTNFFPSVVSTLGFERIITLCLTAPPYCIAVVTTFIWASHSDRTGERFWHVVLPLFVALIAFIIAVSTLNTGARYFAMCLMPSGLYCSYTIIISWISLIVPRPPLKRAIAISIMNCLANSTSIWNAYLYPESNAPRYTIAMSCNIAFIFLSMFFAFLLRFYLISLNKKIENNTMDWFSEFGNDGSHIKKTYRYMY encoded by the coding sequence atggaTGTCTCagataataacaaaaaacaGCCTGAGGTAACGTATGTGGAAAACGTAGATGACGTCACGTCAAAAAGTTGGGATAATAAGACAGACATAGAGTTGAAGGCAACATATGCCTCTTCCGAGAATAACGAATCCTTGACAGATGAAGAGAGAAAGGGCACTATAGTAGAGcaatcaatttttattaccAAAGAAGATATCCCTGAATCGTTGAAAGATTTCACAActgaagaattagaagaattgTCTAAGAAAACACGTTTGAAAATGGATCTTAGGATCCTAATCATGGTGTGTTGGATTTATATCTGTAACTATTTGGATAGAACCAATATTGCTTCTGCAAGATTGGGTGGtttagaagaagatttaaatttgacAAGTACACAATATCAAACCGTCTTGTCTGTTCTATTCGTCGGTTACATCACAATGCAAATTCcatcaaatattatattaaatcgTTTGGGAAAGCCATCTCTTTTCATTACAATTATTATGACAGTCTGGGGTATTATTTCAACTTGCACAGGTGCAGTTCAAAGTTATGGTGGTTTACTTGTCattagaatattattaggTTTTGTAGAGTCTGGATTTTTTGGTTGCTgcttatattatttatcttGTTGGTATACCAAGAAAGAATTAGCATTAAGAAACTCAATTCTATACTCTGGTTCATTGATTAGTGGTGCTTTCTCAGGTCTAATTTCTGCTGGTATTATTGAAGGTATGGATGGTGTTGCGGGTTTAAGAGCATGGCGTTGGTGTTTCATCATCGAAGGTGCTATCACTGTTGCCACTGTTCCATTTGCTTATATGATTTTACCAGATAATCCATCCAACacaaaatttttatcacaagaagaaaaagatcTTATTATGTGGAAATTGAAGATGGATGTTGGTGACTCTGACAGTGACGATGCTGTTCTTGGTGGCTCTAAaaattctttcaaattcGCATTAAAATTAGCTTTCAAAGATAAGAAAGTATGGTTGATTACTGGTTGTATTTCCTTTTTAGTTGCTGCAGCTGGTGTTACAAATTTTTTCCCTTCGGTTGTCTCAACATTAGGttttgaaagaattattacCTTATGTTTAACTGCTCCACCTTACTGTATTGCAGTTGTGACAACATTTATATGGGCTAGTCACTCTGATCGTACTGGAGAAAGATTCTGGCATGTTGTTTTACCTCTTTTTGTTGCATTAATTGCTTTTATCATTGCAGTTTCGACTTTAAATACAGGTGCTCGTTATTTCGCAATGTGTTTAATGCCATCTGGTTTATATTGTTCATACACAATTATCATCTCCTGGATCTCATTAATTGTACCAAGACCACCATTAAAGAGGGCTATTGCTATTTCGATTATGAATTGTTTGGCAAATTCAACTTCCATCTGGAATGCTTACTTATACCCTGAGAGCAATGCTCCACGCTATACAATTGCCATGTCCTGTAACATCGCATTTATTTTCTTATCCATGTTTTTTGCTTTCCTATTAAGATTCTATTTGATTTCCTTAAACAAGAagatagaaaataatacaatgGACTGGTTCAGTGAATTTGGTAACGATGGTTCCCATATAAAGAAAACTTACAGATACATGTACTAG
- the OPT2 gene encoding Opt2p, with translation MDDKKLETNIEEKELGNEGRAEQPGKLVEVSSDSFNEMGSINKNKTSTNIAVEGMYDTEDESLYEIELENVLEKMGYLDYENLTDVPESVKYIVSKVRTLSPEEGFDILKKAAVEFEGDPNIPELEYEELQKFGKAEDISQFNEIEIFELRTLAAMIKFHSPYKEVRAVVEATDDPNIPVETFRSYFLALLCAIVGSGFNEFFSHRVVTISVNTSVIQMFLYFFGKAWERYIPCWGISVKGRKYAINIDKPWTAKEQMFATLLFAICSGTFYTHYNILTQKVYYKEDVPFGYQFWLSLSVQFLGFGFAGILRRYVVYNPRALWPTVMTTLALNKALLDNKQDKGNGMSRYKFFFITFSAMFIYNWFPTYIINILNTFNWMTWISPQNLKLALITGGVSGLGFNPFPSFDWNVVSNVSPLIIPFYSNMTQFCGAFFAALVIIAVYFTNYKDCQYLPMFTNPLFTNKATVYEITNILNSDFKIDEKKYQEYSAPYYTAGNLVAYGSFIALYPLLIVYSFITDWELLSGAFGLWINSLWSFRSWNQWKKTFSKQYSAMDSYDDAHSNMMKNYAEVPDWWYFIILICSIIVAICVCEKYQTNTPIWALFVSIGFNFAFLIPLTILEATTGFSFGLNLLIEMIIGYALPGNPLALMLVKAFGYNIDGQADNYVSNLKMGHYSKIPPVALFRGQLIMVFIQIFVNLGVLNWSISNIKGFCTRTQSAKFTCPDAQTYYNASVVWGALGPKKIFNEVYPILRWCWLIGALIGLFFGIWRRFGSKYYPNWFNPVLFVGGMSNLSPPYGLMYFIPGIVVNWFSQYYMKRNHLRLWSKYNYILDSGFTSGLVLSAIIIFFAVQFKDTELSWWGNNVPYNGVDANTIPLRNVSALPRGYFGPELGHLP, from the coding sequence ATGGATGacaaaaaattagaaaccaatatagaagaaaaagaactTGGCAATGAGGGTAGAGCAGAACAGCCAGGAAAGCTGGTTGAGGTCAGTTCCGATAGCTTTAACGAAATGGGAAgcataaataaaaataagaCTAGCACGAACATTGCTGTCGAGGGTATGTATGATACCGAAGATGAATCATTGTATGAGattgaattagaaaatgttTTAGAAAAAATGGGATATCTAGATTATGAGAATTTAACAGACGTTCCCGAATCAGTAAAATATATCGTCTCAAAAGTTCGTACCCTATCACCAGAAGAGGGATTTGATATTCTTAAGAAAGCTGCTGTTGAGTTCGAAGGCGATCCTAATATACCTGAATTAGAATATGAGGAACTTCAAAAGTTTGGAAAAGCGGAAGATATTAGtcaatttaatgaaattgaaattttcgAATTGAGAACTTTAGCTGCtatgataaaatttcattcaCCTTATAAAGAGGTTAGAGCAGTTGTCGAAGCAACAGATGACCCTAATATTCCAGTTGAAACATTCAGATCATATTTTTTGGCATTACTATGTGCCATTGTTGGATCTGGTTTTAATGAGTTTTTTTCACACAGAGTTGTCACTATTAGTGTAAATACTTCTGTGATTCAAATGTTTTTATACTTTTTTGGTAAAGCTTGGGAAAGGTATATACCTTGCTGGGGCATTAGCGTTAAAGGAAGAAAATATGcaataaatattgataaacCTTGGACCGCAAAGGAACAAATGTTTGCAACTTTACTATTTGCTATCTGCTCAGGCACTTTTTATACAcattataatattctaaCACAAAAGGTTTATTACAAAGAAGATGTCCCTTTCGGCTATCAGTTTTGGTTGTCTTTAAGTGTACAATTCTTAGGATTTGGATTTGCTGGTATCCTAAGGCGGTATGTAGTTTACAACCCCAGAGCTTTATGGCCTACAGTTATGACAACATTGGCATTAAACAAGGCATTGTTGGATAATAAACAGGATAAAGGGAATGGAATGAGTAGATATaagtttttttttatcaCTTTCTCAGCCATGTTTATCTATAATTGGTTTCCaacttatattattaatattttaaacaCATTCAATTGGATGACATGGATATCACCTCAAAATCTTAAACTTGCTTTAATAACCGGAGGCGTTTCTGGGCTAGGATTTAATCCATTCCCTTCCTTTGACTGGAATGTCGTATCAAACGTTTCCCCTCTAATAATACCATTTTATTCCAATATGACTCAATTTTGTGGTGCCTTTTTTGCAGCACTAGTAATCATTGCAGTTTATTTCACAAATTACAAGGACTGTCAATATTTGCCAATGTTTACTAATCCGTTATTCACAAATAAAGCTACAGTATACGAAATAACAAATATCCTAAATtctgattttaaaattgatgaaaagaAGTATCAAGAGTATTCTGCTCCGTATTACACAGCAGGAAACTTAGTTGCTTATGGCTCTTTTATTGCACTTTACCCATTGTTAATCGTATACTCATTTATCACAGATTGGGAACTTTTGTCTGGAGCATTTGGTCTATGGATCAATAGTCTTTGGTCTTTTAGATCTTGGAATCAATGGAAAAAAACTTTCTCGAAACAATATTCAGCCATGGATAGTTATGATGATGCTCATTCTAATATGATGAAAAACTATGCCGAGGTTCCCGATTGGTGGTACTTCATAATATTAATCTGTTCGATAATTGTTGCTATTTGTGTTTgtgaaaaatatcaaacGAATACTCCAATATGGGCCTTATTTGTTTCTATTGGGTTTAATTTTGCTTTCTTGATCCCATTAACAATCTTAGAGGCTACGACTGGGTTTAGTTTTGGgttaaatcttttaattgaaatgaTAATTGGTTATGCGTTGCCAGGTAACCCTCTTGCATTAATGTTAGTAAAAGCTTTTGGCTATAATATTGATGGGCAGGCTGATAATTAtgtatcaaatttaaagatgGGTCATTACTCTAAGATTCCACCGGTTGCATTATTTAGAGGGCAATTAATTATGgtttttattcaaatttttgttaACCTTGGTGTGTTAAATTGGTCTATCTCAAATATTAAGGGTTTCTGTACAAGGACCCAGTCTGCAAAATTTACATGTCCGGATGCGCAAACCTATTATAATGCCTCTGTTGTTTGGGGAGCATTAGgaccaaaaaaaattttcaatgaagTATATCCAATCTTAAGATGGTGTTGGTTAATTGGAGCTCTTATCGGCTTATTTTTCGGGATCTGGAGGAGATTTGGCTCTAAATATTATCCTAATTGGTTTAATCCAGTCTTATTTGTTGGTGGGATGAGTAATTTATCACCTCCTTATGGTCTAATGTATTTCATCCCAGGCATAGTAGTAAACTGGTTTTCCcaatattatatgaaaAGGAATCATTTACGTTTATGgtcaaaatataattatattttagatTCTGGATTCACATCTGGTTTAGTTCTATCTGCAataattatcttttttgCAGTGCAATTTAAGGACACAGAATTGAGTTGGTGGGGAAACAACGTTCCATACAATGGTGTTGATGCAAATACAATACCATTACGAAACGTGTCAGCATTACCAAGAGGTTATTTTGGACCAGAACTTGGTCATCTACCGTAA
- the TPHA0C05030 gene encoding uncharacterized protein: MFIWKSRKRKTEAKDPRKFDVSYTVIKCEAINELYESIVIAGDGDRWDSPLREQLKALDRFTRPNAPALLAIGNHDSNTLYVTSPFGMSKCKNKVYDRNYKTKKIDFEKLNQQIQARFLDRPLRRKTNTPKKMLDRRFADGTDHLDPIKSVEYLPLYRDDYTPIIFLKCSYENAKRTAKRLAIAKKVLDDAISLKFSPNIFYLHLEYPITFAIWRANGFIHAQLKLCRVRDPNISTAMFKYTRDRYLDELDYKLPNHWDHPEVILIEPIERTKDEGPHESIEKAPSSYDALF; this comes from the coding sequence ATGTTTATATGGAAGTcgagaaaaagaaaaacgGAAGCCAAGGACCCGCGTAAGTTTGATGTTTCTTATACTGTTATAAAATGTGAAGCAATTAATGAGCTTTATGAGAGTATTGTGATTGCAGGTGACGGAGATAGGTGGGACTCGCCCTTGAGAGAACAATTAAAAGCATTAGATCGTTTCACTAGGCCCAATGCGCCTGCATTACTTGCAATTGGAAACCATGATTCCAATACCTTGTACGTCACTTCACCCTTTGGAATGTCTAAATGTAAAAATAAGGTTTATGAtagaaattataaaactaagaaaatagattttgaaaaactCAACCAACAAATACAAGCTCGGTTTTTGGACCGGCCGTTAAGGAGAAAAACAAACACTCCAAAGAAAATGCTTGACAGGAGGTTTGCCGATGGTACAGATCATTTGGATCCTATTAAATCGGTGGAATATCTTCCTCTGTATCGGGACGATTATACCCCTATTATATTTCTCAAATGCAGTTATGAGAATGCCAAGCGGACCGCTAAACGCCTGGCAATTGCAAAGAAAGTATTGGATGATGCTATTTCTCTAAAGTTCTCTCcaaacatattttatttgcatTTGGAATATCCTATTACATTTGCAATATGGAGAGCTAACGGTTTTATACATGCTCAACTGAAACTCTGCCGTGTACGAGATCCAAACATTTCTACTGCtatgtttaaatatacGAGGGATCGCTATTTAGACGAGCTGGACTATAAATTACCAAATCATTGGGATCATCCGGAAGTTATATTAATAGAACCAATAGAACGTACGAAAGATGAAGGTCCACATGAGAGTATTGAAAAAGCTCCTTCATCCTATGATGCTCTTTTTTAG
- the TPHA0C05025 gene encoding uncharacterized protein, with translation MNDKKIRKNSENHQYEVELYFWISVTLLVCVSGSFPYYEQIPFIATSLLYQHFDVNDPFLCKVGWSGFFLSSDGGPIRWIQRMQDTRDACKAKHEDPANTDCEDGIFDLVRGAIQNVIIGTMGWHSGLGPNGDFLMVTLIRDRFISSNRTNSLGSIHDGIASTFIGNGGVLVDNNNSRLETRNSKGNGDIVLQVHNTTFGYHYDVIIRPKNSTCGTLLLGSSTDSLNISKRTAAKVYPLYEGYFGTDYCANQNKGEELRAARNYRLKS, from the coding sequence AtgaatgataaaaaaataagaaaaaacaGTGAGAACCATCAATATGAAgttgaattatatttttggatTTCAGTGACACTTTTGGTATGTGTTTCAGGATCATTTCCATATTATGAACAAATTCCTTTCATTGCTACATCATTGCTATATCAGCATTTTGATGTTAATGATCCATTTTTATGTAAAGTAGGATGGTCAGGTTTTTTCTTGTCTTCTGATGGAGGGCCAATTAGATGGATTCAACGGATGCAGGATACCCGTGACGCTTGCAAAGCCAAACATGAGGATCCTGCAAACACTGATTGTGAGGACGGAATTTTCGATTTAGTCAGAGGTGCTATTcaaaatgttattataGGAACAATGGGTTGGCATAGTGGATTGGGACCTAATGGTGACTTTCTGATGGTTACTTTAATAAGAGACCGTTTTATCTCTAGCAATCGTACTAATAGCCTGGGTAGCATACATGATGGAATAGCTTCTACATTCATTGGGAATGGCGGTGTGTTAGTTGACAACAATAATTCAAGATTAGAAACAAGAAATAGTAAAGGAAACGGTGACATTGTTTTGCAAGTACACAATACCACCTTTGGATACCATTATGACGTCATTATAAGACCAAAAAATTCAACTTGTGGGACATTATTACTTGGATCGTCTACagattctttaaatatcaGTAAAAGAACAGCGGCGAAGGTATATCCTCTTTATGAGGGATATTTTGGTACCGATTATTGTGCTAACCAAAACAAGGGGGAGGAGTTAAGAGCAGCAAGGAATTACAGGCTCAAATCGTGA
- the TPHA0C05010 gene encoding SRP1/TIP1 family protein: protein MALIKYGALFAAAAAVASAASDREIANVELGVYLSDIGANMKDYLSMAKVSPDVAIPPAMLSIYAEQMTATDDSYTSWFNSIDPTEVNYMVTGVPWYSSRLSTAIAAALASAGINTAAASSSAAASSSAAASSSAAASSSAAASSSAAASTTSAASSSASVAAASSSASSTSHTVAEQSDNGANRAFVGLGAGVLAAGALLL from the coding sequence ATGGCTTTAATTAAATACGGTGCTTTAtttgctgctgctgctgctgttgcCTCTGCCGCTTCTGACAGAGAAATTGCCAATGTTGAATTAGGTGTTTACTTATCAGACATTGGTGCTAACATGAAGGATTACTTATCCATGGCTAAGGTCAGTCCAGATGTTGCTATCCCACCAGCTATGTTATCTATCTACGCTGAACAAATGACTGCTACTGATGACTCCTACACCAGTTGGTTCAACTCCATTGATCCAACTGAAGTTAACTACATGGTCACTGGTGTCCCATGGTACTCTTCCAGATTATCCACTGCTATCGCTGCTGCCTTAGCCAGTGCTGGTATCAACACTGCCGCTGCTTCTTCCTCAGCTGCTGCTTCCTCCTCAGCTGCTGCTTCTTCCTCAGCTGCTGCTTCCTCCTCTGCTGCTGCTTCCTCCTCTGCTGCCGCTTCTACCACTTCTGCCGCTTCCTCCTCAGCTTCCGTTGCTGCCGCCAGCTCTTCCGCTTCTTCTACTTCCCACACTGTTGCTGAACAATCTGACAATGGTGCCAACAGAGCCTTTGTTGGTCTAGGTGCTGGTGTCTTAGCTGCCGGTGCTTTATTGTTATAG